From one Trifolium pratense cultivar HEN17-A07 linkage group LG1, ARS_RC_1.1, whole genome shotgun sequence genomic stretch:
- the LOC123901405 gene encoding probable pre-mRNA-splicing factor ATP-dependent RNA helicase DEAH5 isoform X1: protein MGAKIPQDDGLKKLEYLSLVSKVCTELESHTGAGDKVLAEFITDLGHSSDSVEEFDAKLKENGAEMPDYFVRTLLTIIHAILPPKPKKEKEIQKENATSKTKFKALAISDDRDRAKELREEIETEAREKMKEKESTDRYEKDRDDDDSYSYKDRDRRDRHGDRYERDDKRDYRRGNDRDRDGGRDRRERDDRRGNDRDRDRDSDRYERRRRDEYEGYEHGREENGHEKGNKDRDSKRGSGELELYMVYKGRVSRVMDTGCFVQLDDFRGKEGLVHVSQMATRKIGNAKEVVKRDQQVYVKVISVSGSKLSLSMRDVDQHTGKDLLPLKKRSEEETFRTNPQDSKDGPVARTGLSGIRIVEEDDVGSSRRPFKRMSSPDIWEAKQLIASGVLSVSEYPSYDDEADGVMYQEEGAEEELEIEMNDDEPAFLQGQTKSSIDMSPVKIFKNPEGSLGRAAALQSALIKERREVREQQQRTMIDSIPKDLNRPWEDPMPESGERHLAQELKGVGLSAYDMPEWKKDAYGKTITFGQRSKLSIQEQRESLPIYKLKKELIQAVHDNQVLVVIGETGSGKTTQVTQYLAEAGYTTRGKIGCTQPRRVAAMSVAKRVAEEFGCRLGEEVGYAIRFEDCTGPDTVIKYMTDGMLLREILVDENLSQYFVIMLDEAHERTIYTDVLFGLLKQLVKRRPELRLIVTSATLDAEKFSGYFFNCNIFTIPGRTFPVEVLYTKQPESDYLDASLITVLQIHLTEPEGDILLFLTGQEEIDFACQSLYERMKGLGKNVPELIILPVYSALPSEMQSRIFDPAPPGKRKVVVATNIAEASLTIDGIFYVIDPGFAKQNVYNPKLGLDSLVITPISQASAKQRAGRAGRTGPGKCYRLYTESAYRNEMSPTSIPEIQRINLGTTTLSMKAMGINDLLSFDFMDPPSPQALISAMEQLYSLGALDEEGLLTKLGRKMAEFPLDPPLSKMLLASVDLGCSDEILTIIAMIQTGNIFYRPREKQAQADQKKARFFQAEGDHLTLLAVYESWKSKNFSGPWCFENFVQSRSLRRAQDVRKQLLTIMDKYKLDVVSAGKNFTKTRKAITAGFFFHAARKDPQEGYRTLVENQPVYIHPSSALFQRQPDWVIYHELVMTTKEYMREVTVIDPKWLVELAPQFFKVADPTKMSKRKRQERIEPLYDRYHEPNSWRLSKRRA from the exons ATGGGTGCAAAAATTCCGCAAGATGATGGATTGAAGAAACTCGAGTACCTTTCACTCGTTTCCAAGGTATGCACCGAGTTAGAATCCCACACCGGAGCCGGCGACAAGGTTCTTGCTGAGTTTATCACCGACTTAGGTCACTCCTCCGATTCCGTCGAGGAATTCGACGCTAAACTCAAAGAAAACGGTGCTGAGATGCCGGATTACTTTGTTCGAACTCTTCTCACCATAATTCATGCTATTCTTCCTCCTAAACCTAAGAAGGAGAAAGAGATTCAGAAAGAGAATGCTACTTCGAAGACCAAGTTCAAGGCGTTGGCAATTTCAGATGATAGGGATCGTGCCAAGGAGCTTCGTGAAGAGATCGAAACTGAAGCTAGAGAGAAAATGAAGGAAAAGGAATCAACTGACAGGTATGAGAAAGATAGGGATGATGATGATAGTTACAGTTACAAAGATAGGGATAGAAGAGATAGACATGGAGATAGGTATGAAAGAGATGATAAAAGGGATTACAGAAGAGGGAATGATAGAGATAGAGACGGAGGAAGAGATAGGCGCGAAAGAGACGATAGAAGGGGGAATGATAGAGACAGAGATAGAGATAGTGATCGATATGAGAGGCGGAGGAGAGACGAGTATGAAGGGTATGAACATGGAAGGGAGGAGAATGGTCATGAGAAAGGTAATAAAGATAGAGATTCGAAGCGTGGTTCTGGTGAACTTGAGTTGTATATGGTTTATAAAGGAAGAGTGTCTAGGGTGATGGATACTGGTTGTTTTGTTCAGTTGGATGATTTTAGAGGGAAGGAGGGTTTGGTTCATGTTTCTCAGATGGCTACTAGGAAGATTGGTAATGCTAAGGAGGTTGTTAAAAGGGATCAACAGGTTTATGTGAAGGTGATTTCGGTTTCTGGTTCGAAGTTGAGTCTTTCCATGAGGGATGTTGATCAACATACCGGGAAGGATCTTCTTCCGTTGAAGAAGAGATCGGAGGAGGAGACTTTTCGGACTAATCCACAAGATTCAAAAGATGGGCCGGTGGCTAGGACAGGGCTTTCTGGGATCAGGATTGTTGAAGAGGATGATGTTGGTTCTTCGCGCAGGCCATTTAAGAGAATGAGCTCTCCTGACATATGGGAAGCGAAACAGTTGATTGCTTCGGGGGTTTTGAGTGTTTCGGAGTATCCGTCTTATGATGATGAGGCAGATGGAGTGATGTACCAAGAAGAAGGTGCTGAGGAAGAGCTTGAGATTGAGATGAATGACGATGAACCTGCCTTCTTGCAAGGGCAGACCAAATCATCAATAGATATGTCTCCTGTTAAGATATTTAAGAATCCAGAAGGTTCTCTGGGTCGTGCTGCTGCACTTCAGTCTGCGCTTATAAAGGAACGAAGGGAAGTAAGAGAACAGCAACAGAGAACGATGATTGATTCAATTCCAAAGGATCTCAATCGTCCTTGGGAAGACCCTATGCCAGAGTCAGGTGAAAGGCATCTTGCTCAGGAGTTGAAGGGTGTTGGCTTATCGGCCTATGATATGCCAGAATGGAAGAAGGATGCCTATGGGAAAACCATTACTTTTGGGCAAAGGTCAAAGCTTTCTATTCAGGAACAGAGGGAGAGTTTGCCAATTTACAAGTTAAAAAAAGAATTGATTCAGGCTGTCCATGATAATCAGGTATTGGTTGTGATTGGTGAAACCGGTTCGGGAAAGACTACTCAGGTCACACAATATCTTGCTGAAGCAGGTTACACCACAAGAGGTAAAATTGGATGTACTCAACCCCGTAGGGTGGCTGCAATGTCAGTTGCAAAGAGAGTTGCAGAAGAGTTTGGATGTAGATTAGGGGAGGAAGTTGGTTATGCCATTCGGTTTGAGGATTGCACTGGACCTGATACCGTAATCAAGTACATGACCGATGGTATGCTTCTTAGGGAAATATTGGTTGATGAGAACCTGTCACAGTATTTTGTTATCATGCTTGATGAAGCCCATGAGAGAACTATTTATACGGATGTTCTCTTCGGACTGCTGAAGCAGCTGGTGAAGCGCAGACCTGAGTTGCGATTGATTGTCACATCTGCTACTCTTGATGCTGAAAAATTTTCAGGATATTTCTTTAACTGTAACATCTTCACAATTCCTGGCAGAACTTTTCCAGTGGAGGTACTTTATACTAAACAGCCAGAAAGTGATTACTTGGATGCATCTTTGATCACTGTCCTACAGATCCATTTAACAGAACCTGAAGGAGACATTCTTCTCTTCTTAACTGGTCAGGAGGAGATTGATTTTGCTTGCCAGTCTCTCTATGAGAGAATGAAGGGATTAGGTAAGAATGTCCCAGAGCTGATCATTTTACCTGTTTATAGTGCCCTTCCTAGTGAAATGCAATCTAGGATATTCGATCCTGCTCCTCCTGGGAAAAGGAAAGTGGTTGTGGCTACAAACATTGCTGAGGCTTCTTTGACTATTGATGGGATATTTTATGTCATTGATCCGGGGTTTGCTAAGCAAAATGTTTATAACCCGAAACTAGGTCTTGATTCCTTGGTGATAACACCAATATCACAAGCATCTGCTAAACAAAGAGCTGGACGTGCAGGGCGTACTGGACCTGGAAAGTGTTACCGTCTTTATACCGAGAGTGCATATAGGAATGAGATGTCTCCTACCTCAATTCCAGAGATTCAAAGGATAAATCTGGGCACAACTACTCTTAGCATGAAAGCTATGGGCATAAATGATCTTCTATCATTTGATTTTATGGATCCACCGTCACCCCAAGCACTTATTTCCGCCATGGAGCAGCTCTACAGTCTTGGAGCATTGGATGAAGAGGGTCTTCTAACCAAATTGGGTAGGAAAATGGCTGAATTTCCTTTGGATCCGCCGCTGTCCAAGATGCTGCTTGCCAGCGTAGACCTTGGATGCAGTGATGAGATTTTGACTATAATTGCCATGATCCAGACTGGCAATATTTTTTACAGGCCCAGGGAAAAACAAGCTCAAGCAGATCAGAAAAAGGCAAGGTTTTTCCAGGCAGAGGGTGACCATCTTACACTACTTGCTGTTTATGAATCCTGGAAAAGTAAAAACTTTTCTGGACCTTGGTGTTTTGAGAACTTTGTTCAATCTCGATCCTTGAGAAGAGCCCAGGATGTAAGGAAACAACTTCTCACCATCATGGATAA GTACAAAttggatgttgtgagtgctggaAAAAACTTCACAAAGACCAGGAAGGCTATCACTGCTGGGTTCTTTTTTCATGCAGCTAGAAAGGACCCCCAGGAAGGTTACAGAACCCTTGTTGAGAATCAGCCTGTATATATCCATCCAAGTTCAGCTTTGTTCCAGAGGCAGCCAGACTGGGTCATATACCACGAGCTTGTAATGACAACTAAGGAATATATGCGCGAGGTCACAGTCATAGACCCCAAATGGCTTGTTGAATTGGCTCCACAATTCTTCAAAGTGGCCGATCCTACAAAGATGAGCAAACGAAAGCGTCAAGAGCGTATTGAACCACTTTATGATAGATACCACGAGCCAAATTCATGGCGTTTGAGTAAACGTCGTGCATGA